TGGATCAGTGTAGGGATAGCTAAGCGGAACACGGGAATAGCACAGCGGAACGACTGACTTTGGTGGTCAACCATTTCGTAATGGCCTTCCATGGTACCCAGCGGCGTTTCGAGAATGGTACCGCTGGTGTATTGGAACTCGCTACCGGGCTGGAGCAGGGGTTGTTCGCCGATCACACCGATGCCTTGCACTTCGGTCTTGCGGCCGTTGCTGTTGGTGATCAACCAGTAACGGCCCAGTAGCTGCACGTTGAAACGGCCCAGATTGCGGAGGGTGACGGTATAGGCGAAGACGTAACGGTTTTCTTCAGGTATCGATTGTGATTCCACATAAATACTTTGAACCTGAATGCATACGCGGGGTGAATCAATCATGGCAACAACTCCTTATTGCTGCGGCGCAGAATTGTCTGAAAGCCAGTTGGCCAGCTTGCAGTACTGCGCGACAGAAATGTTCTCTGCTCTGAGCGAAGCATTGATGCCCAACTCCATCAACTGTACTGGCGTAAACAGATCGCCTAGGCTGTTGCGGATAGTTTT
The sequence above is drawn from the Serratia symbiotica genome and encodes:
- the apaG gene encoding Co2+/Mg2+ efflux protein ApaG, coding for MIDSPRVCIQVQSIYVESQSIPEENRYVFAYTVTLRNLGRFNVQLLGRYWLITNSNGRKTEVQGIGVIGEQPLLQPGSEFQYTSGTILETPLGTMEGHYEMVDHQSQSFRCAIPVFRLAIPTLIH